The sequence below is a genomic window from Zavarzinia compransoris.
AAGCTCGACGCCAACGAGCCGAGCTTCGACGGCGAGACGGTGCACATAATCCCCGAGGTGAAGCAGGCGCTGGACGCCTATTGCGCCGCCGGCTTCATGGCCGCCCATGCGGATTACGCCCTCGGCGGCATGCAGCTGCCGCACACCGTGTCGCTGGCGGTTTCCGCCTTCTTCTCGGCGGCGAATATCTCGACCGCCGGCTATCCCTTCCTGACCCGGGCCGCGGCCAACGTCATCGCCAAGTTCGGCACCGAGGGGCAGAAGGCGGCATTCCTCGGCCCCATGCTGGAAGGGCGCTATTTCGGCACCATGGCCCTGACCGAGCCGGGGGCCGGCTCCGGCCTCGCCGACCTGAAGACGGCGGCGGTGCCGGCGGCGGATGGAACCTATCTCATTACCGGGAACAAAATCTTCATCTCGGCCGGGGAACACGGATTGTCCGAGAATATCGTCCATCTGGTGCTGGCCCGGATCAAGGGCGCGCCGGCGGGGGTGAAGGGCATTTCCCTGTTCATCGTGCCGAAGCTGCTCGGCGACGGCCGGCGGAACGATGTCCGTCTCGCCGGCCTGATCCACAAGATGGGCTATCGCGGCACCACGTCGACCATGCTGAATTTCGGCGAGGGCGGGGGCGCCACCGGCTATCTGGTGGGCGAGGCGCACCGGGGCCTCGGCTATATGTTCCACATGATGAACGAGGCGCGGGTGGGTGTCGGCCTGGGCGCCGCCGTGCTCGGCTATGCCGGCTATCGGGTCGCGCTCGATTACGCCCGCACCCGGCTCCAGGGCCGCCCGCCCCGGGCCAAGGACCCCGGCCTGCCGCCGGTGCCGATCGTCGAACACGCCGACGTGAAGCGCATGCTGCTGGCCTCCAAGGCCTATGTCGAGGGGGCTTTGGCGCTGTGCCTGCTCGGCTCCCGCCTGGTCGACGACAGCGAGACGGCGGCGACGCCGGCGGCGCGCGACCGCGCCTTCCAGCTGCTCGACCTGCTGACCCCGGTGATCAAGTCGTGGCCGTCGCAATACGGCCTTGCCGCCAACGACCTCGCGATCCAGGTCCATGGCGGCTATGGCTATACCAGGGAATACCCGGTCGAGCGGCTCTACCGCGACAACCGGCTGAACCCGATCCACGAGGGCACCTTCGGCATCCAGTCCCTCGACCTCCTGGGGCGGAAGATCCTGGGCGACCAGGGCAAGGCGCTGGCCCTGCTGGCGGAAGAGATGTTCGCCACCATCAATGCCGCGCCGCCGTCCCTGAGCGAGGAGGCGGGGGCGCTGGGCGGTGCGATCGCCCTGGTTTCGGAAACCGTGGCCGTGCTCGGGCGTGCCGCCGCCGGCAACCGGCTGGACGAGGCGCTGGCCAATTCCGCGGTCTTCCTCGAACTGATGGGCCATGTCGTGGTCGCCTGGCTGTGGCTGCGCATGGCGATCGCGGCCGAGGCGGGGATCGGCGCCGCCGCTGGCGATGCCGCGGCCTTCCTCGACGGCAAGCGCCGGGCCTGCCGCTATTTCTTCCGCTGGGAATTGCCGAAGATCCGGCCCCAGGCGGCCCTGCTGCAAAGCCTGGACCAGACCTGCGCCGAGATGCCCGACGCCGCTTTCGGCTGACCGGCTGATCCGGGCCGCGCGGCCCTGCGTATCAGGGACAGGTGACGGTCGATTGCCCCTCGATCCCGCCGGGCATCGGTTTTCGGTACCCGATGCCTTTTCCATCCCCGCCCCTGCCCTTGGGGATGGCCGCGTCTTCGCCCCGCCGGGCTCACCCTTCGACCGGCGGGGCGAACTGGCCCCGCATCCCGCATCCTGACCGATCGAGGGCAGGGCGAAACCCGGGCCGCCGCCGTGGCGAACGATACGGCAGGAGGATCACCCCATGCGCCCTGGCCGTCACATCATCGCCGCCGCCCTGCTGCTCAGCCTCGCCATGCCCCAGGCCGTCCTGCCCGTCCGGGCGGCGGCGGCGACGACGGCCGGCGCCATCGACTGGCAGGCGTGGAGCCCCGCCGTCTTCGCCCGTGCCCGGGCGGAGGGGAAGCTCGTCCTGCTCGACCTTCAGGCGGTCTGGTGCCACTGGTGCCATGTGATGGAGGCGACGACCTACGCCGATCCGGCGGTGACCGCCATCCTGCGGCGCGACTATATCGCCGTCCGCGTCGACCAGGACAGCCATCCCGATCTTTCGCGCCGCTACGAGAACTGGGGGTGGCCGGCGACCATCGCCTTCGACGCCGAGGGACGGGAACTGTGGCGCTACCGCGGCTATCTCGAACCCGACCCCTTTGCCCGTGCGCTCGAAGACTTGAAGCAAAATCCCGAGCCCCTGGCGGCGGCCGTCGCCTTCCGCGCCCTGGCGCCGGGGGCGGGCGCCGGACTCCTGCCCGAGATCGCGGCCTCGATGGAGCGGCGCTTCGCCTTCGCCTATGACGCCGGGGTGGGCGGCTGGGGCACGATGCATAAATTCCTTCAGGCCGAGGCGCTCGATCATGTCCTCGGCCCGGCCGTCGCGGGCGACGCCATCGCCGGGCGCATGCTGCGCGAGACGCTGGCCGGCGCCCTCCGGCTGGTCGATCCGGTCGCCGGCGGCATCTTCCAGTATTCGGTGCGGACATGGGATGATCCGCATTACGAAAAGATCGCCGCCGCGCAGGCGGATGCCCTGCGCCTTTTCGCCCTCGGCGCGGCCTGGAGCGGGGATGCGGCCCTGGAGGGGGCGGCGCGGGATATCGCCCGCTATGTCATGACCACCCTTTCCGATCCGTCCGGCGGCTTCTTCACCAGCCAGGACGCGGATCCCGATGCCGCGCGCGGCATCACCGGCAAGGATTATTACGGCCTCGACGCCGCGGGGCGGGCGGCCATGCCGCAGCCCCGCCTCGACCGCAACCTCTATGCCGGCGAGACCGGGCGGATCGCGGCCGGCCTTGCCGCGCTCGGCGCCGCCCTCGACGATGCCGCGGCCCTCGACCGGGCGGCCCGGGCCGGCGATTGGCTGCTCGCCGCCCGGCGCCGCGCCGACGGCGCCTTCGCCCATGGCGCCCGGGATGCCGGCGGTCCCTATCTGCCCGATACGCTTCAGGCCGCCCAGGCCTTCGAGGCGCTATACGCCGCGACCGGCGAGCGGCGCTGGCTGGCGGCGGCGGAGGCGGCGGGGGAAGCCCTGCTGCGCCATTTCGCCGATCCGGCGGGCGGTCTCGCCAATGCCGATGTCATGATCGAGGTGGCGGGGCCGGTGGGTGCCCCCTATTTTCACCTCGACGACAATGTGGCGGCGGCGCGCCTTCTGGTCCGCCTGGGGCACGCCACCGGCAGGACGGTGTTCCGCGACGCGGCCCGCCGCCTGCTCGCCTTCCTTGCCCATCAGGAGGCGGCGGGCCTGTCCTCCTTCTGGCCCGGCCTGCTGACCCTGAACCGGGAGATGGCGGCGGAACCGCTGCATGTCGTGGTGCGCGGGCCCCGCGCCGACCCGGGCACCCGCGCGCTTTTCGCCGGTGCCCGCGCCCTGGCGATGCCGTTCAAGCGGGCGGAGTTGCTCGACCCGGCGGAAGGGCCGCTGCCCAATGTCGCGGTCACCCTGCCCGACCTCGGCCGGCCGGCAGCCTTCGTCTGCACGGCCACCACCTGTTCCCTGCCGATCTTCGACCGCGCGGAACTGGTCCCGACCGTGGAACGCTTGCTGCGGCCGGCGGACTGAGCGGTCAGGGACGGCCGCGCACGAAGGCGGCGAAGCCGGCGAGATAGGGCGCAAGCTGGTCGCGGATATTGGCGTCGGCCAGGCGGCCCTCGGCGTCGAACGCCTTATGCGCCTGGGAGACCAGCAGGCGCCCGGCCGGCCAGAGCTGAATGCCGAGGGTGCGCAGCACCGGCAGCCAATGGGCCTGGGCCATGATGGTGCCGAAGCCGCCGGGCGAGGCGCCGGCGATGGCCAGTTTCCGGCCCGCGAACAGCTTGCCGCCGGCGACCCCGCCGCGCGACAGCCAGTCGACGGCATTCTTCAGGACGCCCGGCATGCCGTTGTTGTATTCGGGCGTCGACAGGATCAGCCCGTCCGCGGCGGCGATCGCCTGCGCCAGTTCGGCGACGGCATCGGGAATCCCTTCCGCCGCTTCGAGGTCGCCGTCGTAAAGCGGGATGCCGTGCAGGGTCGCGACCTCCAGGGTCACGCCCTCCGGCAGGTGGTCGGTCATGGCGTTCAGCAGGGCGGTGTTGAAGGACGCCCGGCGCAGGCTGCCGGAAAGGCCGAGAAGGCGGGTCATGAGCTTGTCCTCAGGGAGAAAGAGGCGGCGCGGCGGCGAATGCCGCCGCGCCCATTGTCGCGTGCCGGTCAGGCGGCGTCCACGAGGACGACTTCGGCATCCTCGAGGGCGGTCACCGTGATCCGGTCGAGGCCGGTGATGGCGGCGCCGTCGCGGGCCTTCACCTCGACCTCGTTGACCCGGACCTTGCCCGCCGCCGGCACCAGATAGGCGTGCCGCGCGGGGTCGAGGGCGTAATCCGTGCTCTCGCCCGCCTTCAGGGTCGCCCCCAGCACGCGGGCGTCGGTGCGGATCGGCAGGGCCTCGGTCTCGTCCTCGAAACCGCTGGCCAGGGTCACGAAGCGGCCCGAGCGTTCGCCCCGGGGGAATGGCTTGGCGCCCCAGGACGGCGCCTTGCCCCGGCTCTTCGGGTGGATCCAGATCTGGAAGATCTGGGTGTCGCCCTCTTCGAGGTTGTATTCCGCATGGGTGATCCCGGTGCCCGCCGACATCACCTGCACGTCGCCCGCCTCGGTCCGGCCCCGGTTGCCCAGGTTGTCCTGATGGGTGATCGCGCCCTTGCGGACATAGGTGATGATTTCCATGTTGGCATGGGAATGCGGGGAAAAGCCGGTCTGCGGCGCGATCGTATCGTCGTTCCAGACCAGCAGCGTGCCCCAGCCCGAGCGGTCGCGATCGTAGTAATTCGCGAAGGAGAAATGATGCTTGGCCTTCAGCCAGCCGTGGTCGGCGCCGCCGAGCGAGGCGAAGGGACGAAGTTCGATCATGGCGTTGCTCCTTTTGCCGGGGCCGCCTGTCGGGCGACCGTCATGGCCAAAAGGTAGGAATTTCCGGGACCGGAATAAACGGGACCGTGGGAAAGGAATTATTTCCCAATCGTGTTCAATGGCTGAGGTGACGGTTCTGTGACCGCCGTCACCGCGGCGCACTCGAAAGCGGTCCATGGTGGGCGCCATGCCGTCAGTGTCGCCGATGCCTGCGGAGGTTTCATGTTTCGCGTTCTCGCCGCCGTTCTCGCCCTGCTGTTTTCCGGTCAGGCCCAGGCGGCACCGGCGCCGGCGCCGGCCGCGCTTTGCGTCGCCAACTACAGCAATGCCGCCTGGGGCCTGGTCTATCGCGGGGCGCTGCTCGGCAGCGACGGCGTTCTCCGGCCCTATGACCTCAAGGATTTCACCGGCGAGGCCGCCCGCACCCTGCTGATGGGCGAGGATGACGCCCGCCTGGCGACGATCATGGCAAGCCCGGCCGCCGGCGCGGTCGATCCCGCCGTGCTCGCCGAGAAACTGGCGCTGGTGCAGGCGGCGGCGGGCGGCCCCTACGGCCCCCGGCGCTCGGTGGCGCGGGACCGGGGCGCCTTCACCGTCACCTGCTATACCGCGGCGGGGCGGCCGGTGCTGATCACCGAGGAAGGCGACTGGCAGCAGGAGAACCAGTCGCCCGCGGCCCGCGAGTTGCGGGCCTGGCTGGAGACCGTCGATCCCCGCTTCCGCTCGCGCTGACGCTCAGATTTCCTGCGGTGCGCAGCCGAAGCGCAGCAGGTTGCCGTGCGGGTCGTGGATGTAGAATTCCTTCATGTTCCAGGGCCGGACTTCGAAGGGCGAAAGCCCGGGCACGCCCTTGGCCGTGAATTCGGCATGAAGGGCGACGACCTGCCCGCCCCGGATGTAGCAGGACGTGTGCTCGGGATAGCGGCGGTCGTCCGCCAGCCAGAAATGGATCTCCATGGCTTCGCGGCGGACGATCAGATAGTCGCCGAAGGCTTCCCCGGCAAAGCCGAGATGGTCGCGGTAGAAGGCCGCCGTCTCCGCGATGTTCAGCGAGGCGAGCACGGGAATGGCGATGGCTTTGTCGGTGGTCGGGTCGGACATGGCGGTTCTCCTCCGGCGGCGAGTGTGCCGCCGGGAAGAAATGCGCGCCATGGCGTGATCGCCAGGAACGATCACGCCGCCAGCGGGCGGAAGTCCGGCACGGCCGAGACCCGCTCGCCCCAGCGCTCGAAGGGGAAATAGTCCCAGACCGCGTGATGCTGGGCGGCCCAATTATCCCACAGCAGGACCATGTCCGGCTCCCAATGCACCCGCACCTGAAGTGCCAGGCTGCGTTCGACATGGCGGGCCAGGAAGCCGAGCAGGGCATCGCTTTCCGGCCGGGGCAATTGCACGATATGGGTGGTGAAGGCGGGATTGACATAGAGATAGGGCCGCCCGGTATAGGGGTGGCGGGCCACTACCGGATGTTCGGCGACCGGGAAATCATGCCCCGCCTGGGGGGCGGAGCCATAGCCGTGGGTCCAGGCATGGCCGCCGTCGTGGATCGCGGTCAGCCCGGCCAGCAGGGCCTTCAGCCGGTCCGACAGCGTGTCATAGGCCAGATACATATTGGCGAAGGCAGTATCGCCGCCGCCGACCGCCGGCAGTTTCGTCACCCTGAGCGCCGAGACCAGGATCGGATGTTCGTCGCAGGAAACATCGGCGTGCCAGGCATCGCCGGCGGTGAAGCGGGATTCCGCCCCGGTGCGCCACGACAGGACTTCCGGGTCGTAGGTCCCGCCGGCGATCACCCGGCTGGCGCCCAGGAGATGGCTGTGGAGATGGCCGAAGTAGCGGCCCAGGCGCTTGTGGTCGTCGGGCGTCAGGCCCCGGCCGGGCAGGGCGAGCACCAGATGCTCGTGGACCGCGCGCCGCAATTCCGCGAGCGCCGGCTCGGACAGGGGCGCGCCCAGGTCGAGGCCGGTGACGCGGGCGCCGATGGTCGGCGCCAGGGGCGTCACCGTCAGGTGCTCGTAAGGGGCGTGGGGCGCCGTGTTCCAGGCCTGGAGCGCCGGCTTGTCGCTGAGGTCGCGGTAGAAGCTCATCTTGTCCTCGGTCGATGGGATGGATCGAGGACAGCCGATTTCACGGTTTCATGGAATGATCTGAGTCAATAACTGAAAATACATGATGAAAATATAATAACACATTAAATAATAGTTTTATTCGGCCGGGTCCTTGCGTGCCCTGACCACGGTCACGGTGCAGGGCGCCTCCGCCGCCACCTCGCCCGAGACCGAGCCGAGCAGGCTGCGCATGGTCGAGCGTTCGCGGGCGCCCATGACGATATGGTCGATGCCATTGGCGCGGGCATAGTCGAGGATGGCGTCGGCGGGCTTGGTCGCTTCGAGGACATGGAAGGTCACGCTGCCCTCGGCCAGGCCGAGCGGCCGGGCCCAGTGGCGCAATTCGATGAGGCGCTGCAGGTGCTTGTGGTCGCCGTCCTCGTCCAGGGTCGAGTCGAGGCCGATGCGGCGCAGCTTCAGGACATTGACGCAGGCGAGCCGGGCCCGCGGCATCGACACCATCAATTGCCGGATCATGTCGCGCATGGCGTCGGCGGCCTCGTCGCCCAATGTGTCGAAATCGATCGCCGCCATGATGATGGGGGCGGTGGCGCTGCCTGCCCGCTTGTTCACGGTCAGGATGGCGTCGACGTCGAGGCGGCGCTTGAAGGTGGCGATGAAACCGTCCTGGTCGCGGCGCTCGGCGCGGGCGGTCAGGGGCACCTGTTCCGGCGTGCGCAGGTCCAAGGCGAGCTGGGCCGCGGTCGGGTGGCGGTTCTCGGGATCGACTTCGAGGCAGCGGAGGATGATCTCCTGTAGCCAGGGCGGACAGTCCGGGCGCAGCCGCCGGGGCGGCACCGGATCGCGCCACAGGCGTTTCTTCAGGCCCTTCAGGGTCTGGGGATCGCCGAAGGGCCTTGTTCCCGTGACGAAGAAATACATCAGGGAGCCGAGCGCGAAGAGATCGCTGCGCGGTTCGGCGCGCTGCCCCAGCACCTGTTCCGGCGCCATATAGGGCGCGGTGCCATAGGGCAGACGGAATTCCTCGTCCAGCAGGTCGGGCAGTTGCAGGTGGTGCGACAGGCCGAAATCGATCAGCGCCATGTCGCCGCCCGGCCGGACCATGATGTTCGACGGCTTGACGTCGAGATGGACCACCTGCTGGCGGTGCAGGGCATCGAGGGCGACCGCGGCCCGGGCGCCGATCTCCGCCACCTCGGCGGGCGGCAGCGGCAGGTCGGGCAGGCGGGCGTGCAGGCTTCGGCCCTGGATCCATTCCATGACGATATAGGGCAGGGTGCGGAAATCCCCGGCGGCGACGAAGCGCGGCACATGGGGCCCGGCGAGGCGGGGCAGGATCATCTGCTCCATCTCGAAGCCGACGATGGCGGCCGGGTCCTCGCCTTCGGCGAGGCGCGGCACCTTCATGATCAGGGGCATGGCGCCGGCGGGCGTCTTCAGTGCCCAGAGGGTGGCCATGCCGCCCCGGTGGATCTGGCTGTCGATGGCATAGCCGTCGATGACGGCGCCGGGCTCGACCTTGGGGGCCGGCACGGCGGTCAGCGCCCGACGAGCAGGCGGCTGGCCAATCCCGGGGGCAGGCCGGCCCGCAGGATCTTGTCCGCCGCCTTATGGGCGTCATAGGGCACGCGGTAGAAGGTGATCTCGGCCGAATAGGTGTCGTAGGTGGCATAGGCGGCGGCGGGATCGCCGTCGCGCGGCTGCCCGACCGAGCCGACCAGCCCCAGCCAGCGCCGCTGGGCGAGAAGGGGGACGGCCACCCCCGGCGTCGGCTTGAACGGCGTCAGCTTGCCGAAGCTGGACAGGCCGTAGATCCCGGGGACATGGACATGGCCGGAAAAGACCAGCCGCGTCTCCGCCGCTTCCAGGCTGCGGCGGGCCGCCTCGCCGTCGGTGACATAGAGCCAGCGGTCCGGCTCGGAGGCATCGGCATGGACATAGAGCCGGTCGTCGTCGACCACGGTCAGCGGCAGCTGTTCGAGGAATTTCAGCGCCGGCTTGTCCAACTGGCGGCTGGTCCATTCGATGGCGCTGGCCGCCGCCGGGTTCATGCCGTGAGAGGCGCCGATGGCGGCGACGTCATGATTGCCCCGGATCGCGATCGCGCCCTTCGCCACCATGCCGGCGACGGTCTCGACCACCCATTGCGGATCGGCACCATAGCCGACGTAATCGCCGAGGAAGACATGGCGGTCCACCGGCCGCGGCCGCGCGGCAATATGGGCCAGCACCGCGGACAAGGCCTCGCGGTTGCTGTGGATGTCGGTAAGGAACGCAATCAGCAAGGGGCCGTTTCCTGGGACTGCGGGCTGTCACCCCGTTCAAGTTCTTCTGGAAACAGATGTAGGACCGGGAACGGCGCGCCGCAACCCGGGCCTTGGTCTATGGGGCGGGGCAAAGGCCCCGCCCCCGAATTCACACGCGCTCGAAGATCGCGGCGATGCCCTGGCCGCCGCCGATGCACATGGTGACGAGGCCGTAGCGCCCGCCGGTGCGGTGCAGTTCGTAGATCGTCTTGATCGTGTTGATGACGCCGGTGGCGCCGACCGGATGGCCGAGCGCGATGCCCGAGCCATTGGGGTTCACCTTGGCCGGATCGAGGCCGAGTTCCTTGGTCACCGCGCAGGCCTGGGCGGCGAAGGCTTCGTTCGATTCGATGATGTCGAGATCGCCGACCGACAGCCCGGCCCGGGCCAGGGCCGCGCGGGTCGCGGGCACCGGGCCGATGCCCATCAGGGTGGGCTCGACTCCGGCATGGGCATAGCCGACGAGGCGGGCCAGTGGCTTCAAGCCCTGGCGCTTCACCGCATCCTCGCCGGCGAGGACGACGGCGGCCGCGCCGTCATTGATGCCGGAAGCATTGCCGGCGGTGACCGTGCCGTCCTTGCGGAACACGGGGCGGAGGCCGGTGAAATCCTCGGCCTTGGCGTCGGTGCGGAAATGCTCGTCGGTGTCGAAGACCGCCGGCTTGCCCTTCACCTTCACCTCGACCGGCAGGATCTGGTCCTTGAAATACCCCTCCGCCACGGCGCGGGCGGCGCGGCGATGGGACTCGAGGGCGAGCGCATCCTGGGCCGCGCGGTCGATGCCGTGGCGCTCGGCGACATTCTCGGCGGTGATGCCCATCAGGATATTGTTGAACGGATCGGTCAGCGCGCCCGACAGCATGTCGCGCAGTGGCGTGTCGCCCATCTTGGTGCCGAAGCGGGCGCCCGAAACCTGGTGCGGGGCCCGGGTCATGACCTCGGCGCCGCCGGCGACCGCGATCTCGTAGTCGCCAAGGGCGATGCCCTGGGCGGCGGAGATGACCGCCTGCACGCCCGAGCCGCACAGCCGGTTCAGGGTGAAGGCCGGGGTTTCCACCGGAATGCCCGCCTTGATGCCGGCGACGCGCGCCAGATACATGTCCGCCGGCTCGGTCTGGATCACCTGGCCGAAGACGACATGGCCGACCTCGGCCGGGGCGACGCCGGCACGCTTCAGCGCCTCGACCGTCACCGCCGTGCCCAGTTCGCCCGGGCTCTTGTCCTTCAGGGCGCCGCCGAAGGTGCCGATCGCGGTGCGCACGCCCGCAACCACATAGACTGGGTTCACCATGCTCTCCTCCACCTTTTGGTGGCGGGACTATACACAGGGGGGCGCCCGGGCCAACCGTCCAAACGAGTGGGATTTTCAGCGGCCGGCGGGCGCGGATGTCGCTTTACGGAAGATAAAATATACCTATAGAATACTTCCGCACCGAAAGGGACCGTCATGAGCATCGACGCCGGAAAGCCGGGCAAGCATCGCGCCCTGATCGGGCAGCGCCTCCGCCACCGCCGCCACGAATTGGGCCTGACCCTGGACGAAGTGGCGGAAGCGTCGGGCCTGACCAAGGGCTTCATCTCGGCGGTGGAGCGGGACCAGACCTCGCCTTCCGTCGCCTCGCTGCTGACGATCTGCGACGTGCTGCGGCTTTCGGTCGGCAGCCTGTTCGACCAGAGCGCGGAGGCGGTGGTGCGCGTCGCCGACCGCCGGCCGATCGAATTCGGCGGTGCCGGGCTTCAGGACTTTCTGATCTCGCCGAAGGGCACCAACCGCTTCCAGGCCGTATTGTCCGAGAT
It includes:
- a CDS encoding acyl-CoA dehydrogenase translates to MTTIDRRDIDFLLHEVLDLDGLFARPRFADHDRGSVAAMLDTAEKLAADHFLPHAAKLDANEPSFDGETVHIIPEVKQALDAYCAAGFMAAHADYALGGMQLPHTVSLAVSAFFSAANISTAGYPFLTRAAANVIAKFGTEGQKAAFLGPMLEGRYFGTMALTEPGAGSGLADLKTAAVPAADGTYLITGNKIFISAGEHGLSENIVHLVLARIKGAPAGVKGISLFIVPKLLGDGRRNDVRLAGLIHKMGYRGTTSTMLNFGEGGGATGYLVGEAHRGLGYMFHMMNEARVGVGLGAAVLGYAGYRVALDYARTRLQGRPPRAKDPGLPPVPIVEHADVKRMLLASKAYVEGALALCLLGSRLVDDSETAATPAARDRAFQLLDLLTPVIKSWPSQYGLAANDLAIQVHGGYGYTREYPVERLYRDNRLNPIHEGTFGIQSLDLLGRKILGDQGKALALLAEEMFATINAAPPSLSEEAGALGGAIALVSETVAVLGRAAAGNRLDEALANSAVFLELMGHVVVAWLWLRMAIAAEAGIGAAAGDAAAFLDGKRRACRYFFRWELPKIRPQAALLQSLDQTCAEMPDAAFG
- a CDS encoding DUF255 domain-containing protein, with the protein product MRPGRHIIAAALLLSLAMPQAVLPVRAAAATTAGAIDWQAWSPAVFARARAEGKLVLLDLQAVWCHWCHVMEATTYADPAVTAILRRDYIAVRVDQDSHPDLSRRYENWGWPATIAFDAEGRELWRYRGYLEPDPFARALEDLKQNPEPLAAAVAFRALAPGAGAGLLPEIAASMERRFAFAYDAGVGGWGTMHKFLQAEALDHVLGPAVAGDAIAGRMLRETLAGALRLVDPVAGGIFQYSVRTWDDPHYEKIAAAQADALRLFALGAAWSGDAALEGAARDIARYVMTTLSDPSGGFFTSQDADPDAARGITGKDYYGLDAAGRAAMPQPRLDRNLYAGETGRIAAGLAALGAALDDAAALDRAARAGDWLLAARRRADGAFAHGARDAGGPYLPDTLQAAQAFEALYAATGERRWLAAAEAAGEALLRHFADPAGGLANADVMIEVAGPVGAPYFHLDDNVAAARLLVRLGHATGRTVFRDAARRLLAFLAHQEAAGLSSFWPGLLTLNREMAAEPLHVVVRGPRADPGTRALFAGARALAMPFKRAELLDPAEGPLPNVAVTLPDLGRPAAFVCTATTCSLPIFDRAELVPTVERLLRPAD
- a CDS encoding NADPH-dependent FMN reductase, giving the protein MTRLLGLSGSLRRASFNTALLNAMTDHLPEGVTLEVATLHGIPLYDGDLEAAEGIPDAVAELAQAIAAADGLILSTPEYNNGMPGVLKNAVDWLSRGGVAGGKLFAGRKLAIAGASPGGFGTIMAQAHWLPVLRTLGIQLWPAGRLLVSQAHKAFDAEGRLADANIRDQLAPYLAGFAAFVRGRP
- a CDS encoding pirin family protein, producing MIELRPFASLGGADHGWLKAKHHFSFANYYDRDRSGWGTLLVWNDDTIAPQTGFSPHSHANMEIITYVRKGAITHQDNLGNRGRTEAGDVQVMSAGTGITHAEYNLEEGDTQIFQIWIHPKSRGKAPSWGAKPFPRGERSGRFVTLASGFEDETEALPIRTDARVLGATLKAGESTDYALDPARHAYLVPAAGKVRVNEVEVKARDGAAITGLDRITVTALEDAEVVLVDAA
- a CDS encoding bleomycin resistance protein; amino-acid sequence: MSDPTTDKAIAIPVLASLNIAETAAFYRDHLGFAGEAFGDYLIVRREAMEIHFWLADDRRYPEHTSCYIRGGQVVALHAEFTAKGVPGLSPFEVRPWNMKEFYIHDPHGNLLRFGCAPQEI
- a CDS encoding TauD/TfdA dioxygenase family protein, encoding MSFYRDLSDKPALQAWNTAPHAPYEHLTVTPLAPTIGARVTGLDLGAPLSEPALAELRRAVHEHLVLALPGRGLTPDDHKRLGRYFGHLHSHLLGASRVIAGGTYDPEVLSWRTGAESRFTAGDAWHADVSCDEHPILVSALRVTKLPAVGGGDTAFANMYLAYDTLSDRLKALLAGLTAIHDGGHAWTHGYGSAPQAGHDFPVAEHPVVARHPYTGRPYLYVNPAFTTHIVQLPRPESDALLGFLARHVERSLALQVRVHWEPDMVLLWDNWAAQHHAVWDYFPFERWGERVSAVPDFRPLAA
- a CDS encoding bifunctional serine/threonine-protein kinase/universal stress protein yields the protein MPAPKVEPGAVIDGYAIDSQIHRGGMATLWALKTPAGAMPLIMKVPRLAEGEDPAAIVGFEMEQMILPRLAGPHVPRFVAAGDFRTLPYIVMEWIQGRSLHARLPDLPLPPAEVAEIGARAAVALDALHRQQVVHLDVKPSNIMVRPGGDMALIDFGLSHHLQLPDLLDEEFRLPYGTAPYMAPEQVLGQRAEPRSDLFALGSLMYFFVTGTRPFGDPQTLKGLKKRLWRDPVPPRRLRPDCPPWLQEIILRCLEVDPENRHPTAAQLALDLRTPEQVPLTARAERRDQDGFIATFKRRLDVDAILTVNKRAGSATAPIIMAAIDFDTLGDEAADAMRDMIRQLMVSMPRARLACVNVLKLRRIGLDSTLDEDGDHKHLQRLIELRHWARPLGLAEGSVTFHVLEATKPADAILDYARANGIDHIVMGARERSTMRSLLGSVSGEVAAEAPCTVTVVRARKDPAE
- a CDS encoding metallophosphoesterase family protein — its product is MLIAFLTDIHSNREALSAVLAHIAARPRPVDRHVFLGDYVGYGADPQWVVETVAGMVAKGAIAIRGNHDVAAIGASHGMNPAAASAIEWTSRQLDKPALKFLEQLPLTVVDDDRLYVHADASEPDRWLYVTDGEAARRSLEAAETRLVFSGHVHVPGIYGLSSFGKLTPFKPTPGVAVPLLAQRRWLGLVGSVGQPRDGDPAAAYATYDTYSAEITFYRVPYDAHKAADKILRAGLPPGLASRLLVGR
- a CDS encoding acetyl-CoA C-acyltransferase family protein, with the protein product MVNPVYVVAGVRTAIGTFGGALKDKSPGELGTAVTVEALKRAGVAPAEVGHVVFGQVIQTEPADMYLARVAGIKAGIPVETPAFTLNRLCGSGVQAVISAAQGIALGDYEIAVAGGAEVMTRAPHQVSGARFGTKMGDTPLRDMLSGALTDPFNNILMGITAENVAERHGIDRAAQDALALESHRRAARAVAEGYFKDQILPVEVKVKGKPAVFDTDEHFRTDAKAEDFTGLRPVFRKDGTVTAGNASGINDGAAAVVLAGEDAVKRQGLKPLARLVGYAHAGVEPTLMGIGPVPATRAALARAGLSVGDLDIIESNEAFAAQACAVTKELGLDPAKVNPNGSGIALGHPVGATGVINTIKTIYELHRTGGRYGLVTMCIGGGQGIAAIFERV
- a CDS encoding helix-turn-helix domain-containing protein, with translation MSIDAGKPGKHRALIGQRLRHRRHELGLTLDEVAEASGLTKGFISAVERDQTSPSVASLLTICDVLRLSVGSLFDQSAEAVVRVADRRPIEFGGAGLQDFLISPKGTNRFQAVLSEMAPGAGGGEDFYSLRAAEVFVLVLSGAVAIRFEDEQYRLAAGDTLTYEPKRPHTFDNASMTEGASALFVIMPALA